In the Nitrospinota bacterium genome, TTTTTGGAGGATGGCAATTTCTTCACCTTGGCGTTCTGTATTCGAGTAAATTCCTGCTAACCCAAATAAGGCGTGGATGTTTTGTGATTCAAGGGCAAGAGCTTTATTGAAAAATTTTTCAGCCTGGTCGTGGTTTCCATTCGCAGACGAAATTTGCCCCATCAGGTTGAGTGAGCCGACATGTTCCGGGGCTGTGTCGAGGAGTTTTTCAACAAGGTTTTGTGCTTTGTCAAATTTGCCGCAAGTGAAAAGGCTTTCGCCTTTTTTGAACATGGTTTCAACCTTGTTGTTCTTTTTTTCAATCTGGTTTTTTTTGAAATTGATTTTCCATCGCGTCAACGCATTCTTGAAGTTAAAAGTCCAGAATAGAAAAACCGTAACGATCACCCCGATAAGGACAGCTCCTAATATGAGAAGAACGGTCGGCAACTTCAGCGAATGGTTTTGGGTGATATGGACTATCGACTCATGGGGATTTAGAAATGCAGTATAAATGGCGAGTAGCGCAAAAACCAAAAAGATAATAATTTGTTTCAAGGACACGCTTAATTTTCTCCAAACTGGTTATCAACAATATTGTTTGTGACCTTAATGTTTTCTTCCATTTTACTCAGACATTGGGTGCAGAATTCTGCGTAAGGGACAATTTGTAATCTTGCTTCCGGGATCGTGTTTTCACATTCCGAGCAAACCCCATATTCGCCTTCATCGATCTTTTCAATGGCTACATCCACCTGTTTGAGTTTTTTCCATTCCTGTTCACCCAGTTCACCTTCCAGTTGGCGGTTGTAGGCACGTGCCGCATCATCACTAATGTCAGCAATTTGCCCGATATCGCCTTCTTTCACGCTGTGATTTGATCTTTCAACATCTCCGAGCAACTCAGACCTTATAGATTCCAATTGTGAACGAAACTGATCTAATT is a window encoding:
- a CDS encoding TraR/DksA family transcriptional regulator — protein: MNKKKLDQFRSQLESIRSELLGDVERSNHSVKEGDIGQIADISDDAARAYNRQLEGELGEQEWKKLKQVDVAIEKIDEGEYGVCSECENTIPEARLQIVPYAEFCTQCLSKMEENIKVTNNIVDNQFGEN